Proteins from a genomic interval of Streptomyces sp. NBC_01445:
- a CDS encoding Lrp/AsnC family transcriptional regulator, with amino-acid sequence MDAVDRQLIQALRENGRASYAELGRLVGLSGPSVTDRINRLEAAGVITGYRATVDSPSLGLGVTALIGISLSDAADHEDVAHRLKDLHEIEDCWFIAGDDSYMLKVRVGDVDGLERTIRRLSGTKGVSRTRTTIVLSTKWENRVGELPEEE; translated from the coding sequence ATGGACGCCGTGGACAGGCAGCTCATTCAGGCTCTGCGCGAGAACGGCCGCGCCTCGTATGCCGAGCTGGGACGCCTCGTAGGCCTGTCCGGGCCCAGCGTCACCGACCGCATCAACCGTCTCGAAGCGGCCGGCGTCATCACCGGTTACCGCGCGACCGTCGACTCGCCCTCGCTCGGCCTCGGCGTCACCGCCCTGATCGGCATCTCGCTCTCCGACGCCGCCGACCACGAGGACGTGGCGCACCGGCTCAAGGACCTGCACGAGATCGAGGACTGCTGGTTCATCGCGGGCGACGACTCGTACATGCTCAAGGTGCGGGTCGGCGACGTGGACGGCCTGGAGCGCACCATCCGCCGGCTCAGCGGCACGAAGGGCGTCTCGCGCACGCGCACCACGATCGTGCTGTCCACCAAGTGGGAGAACCGGGTGGGGGAGCTGCCGGAGGAGGAGTAG
- a CDS encoding ATP-binding protein: MPELLHTRAAGLVGRGGAAAALERLLREKRLVTVAGPGGVGKSALAAEVVRRMRREPWSAKGTADLATLDIPGLVPHALARALRLDRDPAVPQLPALAAAIGRRPALLVVDTCERQAAECAATLLHLVQACPELRVIATSRVPLDTPVTFPLPPLAPDVAARLLRTAALALGAPRDPDPEPARRICAALGGLPLALRIAAGQLKGHKADDLLSLIGRPERLLDLPAPMPGLPHRLRTLRASLRWSQRLCPPGERLLWARASVFTGPFTLSDTVTVCADDRLPPDELARAFEGLAAHCLITPEPSGPGAFRMTAATRAYGKHLLERLGEDAEFRRRCLAHCLHNAPALPS; the protein is encoded by the coding sequence ATGCCGGAGCTCCTGCACACCCGGGCCGCGGGACTCGTCGGCAGGGGCGGCGCCGCGGCCGCGCTCGAACGGCTGCTGCGCGAGAAGCGCCTGGTGACGGTCGCCGGGCCGGGCGGCGTCGGCAAGAGCGCGCTCGCCGCCGAAGTCGTACGGCGCATGCGCCGCGAACCCTGGTCCGCGAAGGGCACCGCCGACCTGGCCACGCTCGACATCCCCGGGCTCGTGCCGCACGCGCTCGCCCGCGCCCTGCGCCTCGACCGCGATCCCGCGGTGCCGCAGCTCCCCGCGCTGGCCGCCGCGATCGGGCGGCGCCCGGCGCTCCTCGTCGTCGACACCTGCGAGCGGCAGGCCGCCGAGTGCGCCGCCACGCTGCTGCACCTCGTACAGGCGTGCCCGGAGCTGCGTGTCATCGCCACCAGCAGGGTCCCGCTGGACACCCCGGTCACGTTCCCGCTGCCCCCGCTCGCCCCCGACGTTGCGGCCCGCCTGCTCAGGACGGCCGCGCTGGCACTCGGCGCGCCGCGGGACCCGGACCCCGAGCCGGCCCGCCGCATCTGCGCGGCGCTCGGCGGTCTGCCGCTCGCCCTGCGCATCGCCGCGGGCCAGCTGAAGGGTCACAAGGCCGACGATCTGCTGTCGCTGATCGGCCGCCCCGAGCGCCTGCTCGACCTGCCCGCCCCGATGCCCGGACTGCCGCACCGGCTGCGCACGCTGCGCGCCTCGCTGCGCTGGAGCCAGCGGCTCTGCCCGCCCGGCGAGCGGCTGCTGTGGGCGCGGGCCTCCGTCTTCACGGGACCCTTCACCCTGTCCGACACGGTGACGGTGTGCGCGGACGACCGGCTGCCGCCCGACGAACTCGCCCGTGCCTTCGAGGGGCTCGCGGCCCACTGCCTGATCACACCCGAACCGTCGGGCCCCGGCGCCTTCCGCATGACGGCGGCCACGCGCGCGTACGGCAAGCATCTGCTGGAACGGCTCGGCGAGGACGCCGAGTTCCGGCGGCGCTGCCTGGCGCACTGCCTGCACAACGCCCCCGCCTTGCCGTCCTAG
- a CDS encoding DUF4229 domain-containing protein — protein sequence MLRYTLMRFGIFAGCFLVVWGLASTGIVPRGAGGSYFLWIALLGLVISAPISYVVLRKERDRASVKIVERVDRTKANYERNRTQEDIADDTARAQSAS from the coding sequence ATGCTCCGCTACACGCTGATGCGCTTCGGGATCTTCGCGGGCTGCTTCCTTGTCGTCTGGGGCCTCGCCTCGACAGGCATCGTGCCCCGCGGCGCCGGCGGCTCGTACTTCCTGTGGATCGCCCTGCTCGGTCTCGTCATCTCCGCGCCGATCAGCTACGTCGTGCTGCGCAAGGAGCGCGACCGGGCCTCGGTCAAGATCGTCGAGCGCGTCGACCGCACGAAGGCCAACTACGAGCGCAACCGCACGCAGGAAGACATCGCGGACGACACGGCCCGCGCGCAGAGCGCCTCGTAA
- a CDS encoding 3-oxoacyl-ACP reductase: MADRYLNFTGTAPGRFLTRRLGLPQPAQLHRWTPERPALDSPLLHLTAGESVHTAELAGLLARTGLDVRAAAERPAAIVLDATAVTDIPTLAEVHAALHPVARSVASSGRIVVLGAPLSRDDHHQAAAQQALEGFVRSLGKETGRGRTVTLVRVEGPVAATESTLRFLLSPKSAYVSGQVIEVAAGDTTAPADWARPLAGRTALITGAARGIGEAVAEVLARDGARLILLDVPSAQADLEALAARLDATALPLDITSPDAAERIADAVPALDTLVHNAGITRDRTLAKMPADRWTTVLDVNLASVLTTTDALLKSGTLSHGGRIVATASIAGLAGNAGQTNYAASKAGIAGLTRALAPKALAEHGVTVNAVAPGFIETRMTAAVPLFIREAGRRMNSLRQGGLPVDVAETTAWFAHPASGAVNGQVVRVCGQSLLGA, from the coding sequence ATGGCCGACCGCTATCTGAACTTCACCGGCACGGCCCCGGGCCGCTTCCTGACCCGTCGCCTGGGCCTCCCCCAGCCCGCACAGCTGCACCGCTGGACGCCCGAACGGCCCGCGCTGGACAGCCCGTTGCTCCATCTCACGGCTGGCGAATCCGTGCACACGGCGGAGCTCGCGGGGCTGCTTGCGCGCACCGGCCTCGATGTGCGGGCGGCGGCCGAGCGCCCCGCCGCGATCGTCCTCGACGCCACGGCGGTCACGGACATTCCCACGCTCGCCGAGGTGCACGCGGCCCTGCACCCGGTCGCGCGCTCGGTCGCGTCCAGTGGCCGGATCGTGGTGCTCGGCGCCCCGCTCTCCCGCGACGACCACCACCAGGCCGCCGCCCAGCAGGCACTCGAAGGGTTCGTGCGCTCCCTCGGCAAGGAGACCGGCCGCGGCCGCACCGTCACCCTCGTACGGGTCGAAGGGCCCGTGGCAGCCACCGAGTCGACGCTGCGTTTCCTCCTGTCGCCCAAGTCCGCGTACGTCAGCGGCCAGGTGATCGAGGTCGCTGCCGGCGACACCACAGCGCCCGCCGACTGGGCGCGCCCCCTGGCCGGCCGCACGGCCCTGATCACCGGCGCCGCGCGCGGCATCGGCGAGGCGGTGGCGGAGGTCCTCGCACGGGACGGGGCCCGCCTGATCCTCCTGGACGTACCGTCCGCGCAGGCGGACCTCGAGGCATTGGCCGCCCGCCTCGACGCCACCGCGCTGCCCCTTGACATCACGTCCCCCGACGCGGCCGAGCGGATCGCGGACGCCGTCCCCGCCCTGGACACCCTCGTCCACAACGCGGGCATCACCAGGGACCGCACCCTGGCCAAGATGCCCGCCGACCGCTGGACCACGGTCCTCGACGTGAACCTGGCGAGCGTCCTGACCACCACGGACGCGCTGCTCAAGTCAGGCACGCTCAGCCACGGCGGCCGCATCGTCGCCACCGCGTCCATCGCCGGTCTCGCGGGCAACGCGGGCCAGACGAACTACGCGGCGAGCAAGGCGGGCATCGCCGGACTGACCCGGGCCCTCGCCCCCAAGGCACTCGCCGAACACGGCGTCACGGTCAACGCGGTGGCACCCGGCTTCATCGAGACGAGGATGACGGCCGCGGTCCCGCTGTTCATCCGCGAGGCGGGCCGCCGCATGAACTCGCTCCGGCAGGGCGGGCTACCGGTGGACGTGGCGGAGACGACGGCGTGGTTCGCGCACCCCGCCTCCGGCGCCGTCAACGGCCAGGTCGTCCGGGTCTGCGGCCAGAGCCTGCTCGGGGCGTGA
- a CDS encoding MaoC/PaaZ C-terminal domain-containing protein, producing MTTVTLTAAPSLPPLLARGALLSPLKRPRPGAEAPVTRLVLPAARADRTRLAAYREVCGFDRDSAALPVTYPHVLGFPLAMRIMAGRRFPLPLLGLVHTSITVTQGHDLPVDEAYELSVYVKELAPHRRGTEATVVTELRAGDTRAWTSTSTYLARHRTDTPPRDDATPDERPEPLPAVAEWKLPGDLGRRYGAASGDRNPIHLHPLTARLFGFPRAIAHGMWTVARCIAEHGAEGEVQVRAAFKAPVLLPASVTYASRGPAFELRSATRTHVTGEVLRAGGG from the coding sequence ATGACGACCGTCACGCTCACCGCCGCCCCGTCCCTGCCGCCCCTCCTCGCCCGCGGCGCCCTCCTCTCCCCCCTCAAGCGCCCGCGCCCCGGCGCCGAGGCCCCCGTGACCCGCCTGGTCCTGCCCGCCGCACGCGCCGACCGCACCCGCCTGGCCGCGTACCGCGAGGTGTGCGGCTTCGACCGGGACTCCGCCGCGCTCCCGGTCACGTATCCGCACGTCCTCGGCTTCCCCCTGGCGATGCGGATCATGGCGGGGCGGCGCTTCCCGCTCCCCCTGCTCGGCCTCGTCCACACCTCCATCACCGTCACCCAGGGGCACGACCTGCCGGTCGACGAGGCGTACGAACTCTCCGTATACGTCAAGGAGTTGGCGCCCCACCGGCGCGGCACCGAGGCCACCGTCGTCACCGAGCTGCGGGCGGGCGACACGCGCGCGTGGACCTCGACCAGCACCTACCTGGCGCGCCACCGCACCGACACACCCCCCAGGGACGACGCGACGCCCGATGAGCGTCCCGAGCCGCTGCCCGCGGTGGCCGAGTGGAAACTGCCCGGCGACCTGGGCCGCCGCTACGGCGCCGCGTCCGGCGACCGCAACCCCATCCATCTGCACCCGCTCACGGCCCGCCTCTTCGGCTTCCCGCGCGCCATCGCGCACGGCATGTGGACCGTCGCCCGCTGCATCGCCGAACACGGCGCTGAGGGCGAGGTGCAGGTGCGCGCCGCGTTCAAGGCACCCGTACTCCTGCCGGCGAGCGTGACGTACGCGTCCCGGGGGCCCGCCTTCGAGCTCCGCTCGGCGACGCGCACCCATGTCACGGGCGAGGTGCTACGCGCCGGGGGCGGGTGA
- a CDS encoding dicarboxylate/amino acid:cation symporter — translation MSANTASASEKQKPRFRIPIPFWAQVLLGLVVGLVLGYVARTYDVSWLATTLDKVGGIFIQLLKLAVAPLVFFAILVSITNLRKVNNAARLASRTLLWFMITSLIAVVIGLAIGLITNPGNGSNLTPADGSKPDHAGSWLDFLTGIVPTDVVTPFTELNVLQIVFMAVVAGVAILKIGPKAQPILSLSESVLELLQKALWWVILLAPIGSAGLIGRAIVQYGWDLLGNYATFTIDIYVGCALVLFGVYPLLLATVAKLNPLQFFKGAWPAIQLAFVSRSSVGTMPVTQQSAERLGVPRNYASFAVPFGATTKMDGCAAIYPAISAIFVAQIFDVQLGIKEYLLIAFVSVIGSAATAGLTGATVMLTLTLSTLGLPMEGVGLLLAIDPILDMMRTATNVAGQALVPVIVAARENILDRVKYDNATASPVEELVVESQHEDEPQAVGAAA, via the coding sequence GTGTCCGCGAACACCGCGTCCGCGTCCGAGAAGCAGAAGCCCCGCTTCCGGATACCCATCCCCTTCTGGGCCCAGGTCCTGCTCGGCCTGGTCGTCGGCCTCGTGCTCGGCTACGTCGCCCGCACCTACGACGTGTCCTGGCTCGCCACGACCCTCGACAAGGTCGGCGGCATCTTCATCCAGCTCCTGAAGCTGGCCGTTGCCCCGCTGGTCTTCTTCGCGATCCTGGTGTCCATCACCAATCTGCGGAAGGTCAACAACGCCGCGCGGCTCGCCAGCCGCACCCTCCTGTGGTTCATGATCACCTCGCTGATCGCGGTCGTCATCGGCCTCGCGATCGGCCTGATCACCAACCCGGGCAACGGCTCGAACCTCACCCCGGCCGACGGCTCCAAGCCCGACCACGCCGGCTCCTGGCTGGACTTCCTGACCGGCATCGTCCCGACCGATGTCGTCACGCCGTTCACCGAGCTCAACGTCCTGCAGATCGTCTTCATGGCGGTCGTCGCCGGTGTCGCCATCCTGAAGATCGGCCCGAAGGCCCAGCCGATCCTCTCCCTGTCCGAGTCGGTGCTCGAGCTGCTGCAGAAGGCCCTGTGGTGGGTCATCCTGCTCGCCCCGATCGGCTCCGCCGGCCTCATCGGCCGCGCCATCGTCCAGTACGGCTGGGACCTCCTCGGCAACTACGCGACGTTCACGATCGACATCTACGTCGGCTGCGCCCTGGTCCTCTTCGGCGTCTACCCGCTGCTCCTCGCGACCGTCGCCAAGCTGAACCCGCTCCAGTTCTTCAAGGGCGCCTGGCCCGCGATCCAGCTGGCCTTCGTGTCCCGCTCCTCCGTCGGCACGATGCCCGTCACCCAGCAGTCCGCCGAGCGCCTCGGCGTCCCGCGCAACTACGCCTCCTTCGCCGTGCCGTTCGGCGCGACGACCAAGATGGACGGCTGCGCCGCGATCTACCCGGCGATCTCCGCGATCTTCGTCGCGCAGATCTTCGACGTACAGCTCGGCATCAAGGAGTACCTGCTCATCGCGTTCGTCTCGGTGATCGGCTCCGCCGCGACCGCCGGACTCACCGGCGCCACGGTCATGCTGACGCTGACCCTGTCGACGCTCGGCCTCCCGATGGAGGGCGTGGGCCTGCTCCTCGCCATCGACCCGATCCTGGACATGATGCGCACCGCCACGAACGTGGCCGGACAGGCGCTCGTGCCGGTCATCGTGGCCGCCCGCGAGAATATCCTGGACCGCGTGAAGTACGACAACGCCACCGCGTCTCCCGTCGAGGAGCTCGTGGTCGAGAGCCAGCACGAGGACGAGCCTCAGGCGGTGGGTGCCGCCGCCTGA
- a CDS encoding helix-turn-helix domain-containing protein produces the protein MAGGATQDGTELGRYLKARRALVSPQDAGLPAGAGIRRTPGLRREELATLSGVSVDYYTRLERGRETNPSTAVIDAISRALRLCGDAHERLHDLAELASGRLTEPHPTTDRTVRDSVLRVLEALSPLPAYVVSRHNYVLAANPAGRRLLPGLWDWPDEERNITRYLFLHLVGRKLYVPWEETVAQSVAHLRAVGGKDPNSPELAALVGELVLKSPEFARLWDRYEVLERGGGTKTFAHPKVGAMTLTFEVMQLARTGGQRLVTYQAEPGSPDEAAMLRLDPAARPDRRES, from the coding sequence ATGGCTGGTGGAGCGACGCAGGACGGCACGGAACTGGGCAGGTACCTCAAGGCGCGGCGAGCGCTCGTGAGCCCCCAGGACGCGGGGCTGCCCGCGGGAGCGGGGATCCGGCGGACGCCCGGCCTGCGCCGCGAGGAGCTGGCGACGCTCTCCGGCGTCAGCGTCGACTACTACACGCGGCTGGAGCGCGGCCGCGAGACGAACCCCTCCACGGCCGTGATCGACGCCATCAGCCGAGCCCTGCGGCTGTGCGGCGACGCGCACGAACGCCTCCACGACCTGGCCGAGCTGGCTTCGGGCCGCCTCACCGAGCCCCACCCCACGACCGACCGCACGGTGCGCGACTCGGTCCTGCGGGTCCTGGAGGCGCTGAGCCCGCTGCCCGCGTACGTGGTGAGCCGGCACAACTACGTGCTGGCGGCGAACCCGGCGGGCCGCCGCCTCCTGCCCGGCCTGTGGGACTGGCCGGACGAGGAGCGCAACATCACGCGGTATCTGTTCCTGCACCTCGTGGGCCGCAAGCTCTACGTCCCCTGGGAGGAGACGGTCGCGCAGTCGGTGGCGCACCTGCGCGCAGTGGGCGGCAAGGACCCGAACTCGCCGGAGCTGGCCGCTCTCGTCGGTGAACTCGTCCTGAAGTCACCGGAGTTCGCGAGGCTCTGGGACCGTTACGAGGTTCTGGAGCGCGGCGGCGGCACCAAGACGTTCGCGCACCCCAAGGTCGGCGCGATGACCCTCACGTTCGAGGTCATGCAGCTGGCGCGCACGGGCGGGCAGCGCCTCGTCACCTATCAGGCCGAGCCCGGCAGCCCGGACGAGGCGGCGATGCTGCGCCTGGACCCGGCGGCCCGCCCGGACCGCCGGGAGTCCTGA
- a CDS encoding TetR/AcrR family transcriptional regulator, which yields MGEVRVKRMPRAVRERQMLDAAVRVFGERGYRAASMDDIAELAGVSKPLVYLYLNSKEELFSACIQRESAALIAAVREGVSGGGGADRQLWDGLRAFFTHTAHHPDGWAVLHSHARTGGEPFVVEVTAVREEIVAFVTGLLAAAARKAHGDPALPDREVAGLAQALVGAAESLAGWANTDPSVTAKEAAATLMNFAWSGLGNLMEGRRWSPAPGA from the coding sequence GTGGGAGAAGTGAGGGTCAAGCGGATGCCGCGGGCCGTGCGGGAGCGTCAGATGCTCGACGCGGCGGTGCGGGTGTTCGGGGAGCGTGGGTACCGGGCCGCGTCGATGGACGACATCGCGGAGCTCGCCGGGGTGTCGAAACCGCTGGTGTACCTCTATCTGAACTCCAAGGAAGAGCTCTTCTCGGCGTGCATCCAGCGCGAGTCGGCGGCCCTGATCGCTGCCGTACGCGAGGGTGTCTCCGGCGGCGGGGGAGCCGACCGGCAGCTGTGGGACGGGCTCCGGGCGTTCTTCACGCACACGGCGCACCACCCCGACGGCTGGGCCGTCCTGCACAGCCACGCGCGGACGGGCGGTGAGCCGTTCGTCGTCGAGGTCACGGCCGTGCGGGAGGAGATCGTCGCGTTCGTGACCGGGCTGCTCGCGGCGGCGGCCAGGAAGGCGCACGGCGATCCCGCGCTGCCCGACCGCGAGGTCGCCGGGCTCGCGCAGGCGCTGGTCGGGGCCGCGGAGTCGCTGGCCGGCTGGGCCAACACGGACCCGTCGGTCACGGCCAAGGAGGCCGCGGCCACGCTGATGAACTTCGCCTGGTCGGGCCTCGGGAACCTGATGGAGGGCCGGCGCTGGTCACCCGCCCCCGGCGCGTAG
- the mqnE gene encoding aminofutalosine synthase MqnE, which yields MDVGLKRELEQKVRDGERLSREDGIALYESDDLAWLGGLAHEVRTRKNGDVVHFNVNRHLNMTNVCTASCAYCSFQRKPGEKDAYTMRIEEAVRLAKAMENENLTELHIVNGLHPTLPWRYYPRSLKALKEALPNVALKAFTATEIHHFETISGLSASEILDELIDAGLESLTGGGAEIFDWEIRQHIVDHATHWEDWSRIHRLAHEKGLKTPSTMLYGHIEEPRHRVDHVLRLRELQDETGGFQVFIPLRYQHDFVDMKDGKVRNRLQARTTMATGAEALKTFAVSRLLFDNVPHVKCFWVMHGVQTTQLALQHGADDMDGSVVEYKITHDADNYGTPNKLTREDLLDLIRDAGFRPVERNTRYEIIREYDGPDPARRETPQAMRV from the coding sequence ATGGACGTAGGGCTCAAGCGCGAGCTGGAGCAGAAGGTGCGGGACGGCGAGCGGCTGTCCCGTGAGGACGGCATCGCGCTGTACGAGTCGGACGACCTGGCCTGGCTGGGCGGACTCGCCCACGAGGTACGCACGCGCAAGAACGGCGACGTCGTCCACTTCAACGTCAACCGCCACCTCAACATGACGAACGTGTGCACCGCCTCGTGTGCGTACTGCTCGTTCCAGCGCAAGCCGGGCGAGAAGGACGCGTACACGATGCGCATCGAGGAGGCCGTCCGCCTCGCCAAGGCGATGGAGAACGAGAACCTCACCGAGCTGCACATCGTCAACGGCCTGCACCCGACGCTGCCCTGGCGTTACTACCCGCGTTCCCTGAAGGCCCTCAAGGAGGCGCTGCCGAACGTCGCGCTGAAGGCGTTCACGGCGACGGAGATCCACCACTTCGAGACGATCTCCGGGCTCTCCGCCTCCGAGATCCTCGACGAGCTGATCGACGCCGGTCTCGAGTCGCTGACCGGCGGCGGCGCGGAGATCTTCGACTGGGAGATCCGCCAGCACATCGTCGACCACGCCACCCACTGGGAGGACTGGTCGAGGATTCACCGCCTCGCGCACGAGAAGGGTCTCAAGACCCCGTCCACGATGCTGTACGGGCACATCGAGGAGCCCCGTCACCGCGTCGACCACGTGCTGCGCCTGCGCGAACTCCAGGACGAGACCGGCGGCTTCCAGGTCTTCATCCCGCTGCGCTACCAGCACGACTTCGTCGACATGAAGGACGGCAAGGTCCGCAACCGCCTCCAGGCGCGTACGACCATGGCGACCGGCGCCGAGGCGCTCAAGACCTTCGCGGTCTCCCGGCTCCTGTTCGACAACGTGCCGCACGTGAAGTGCTTCTGGGTCATGCACGGCGTGCAGACCACCCAGCTCGCGCTCCAGCACGGCGCCGACGACATGGACGGCTCGGTCGTCGAGTACAAGATCACGCACGACGCGGACAACTACGGGACGCCGAACAAGCTGACCCGTGAGGACCTGCTCGACCTGATCCGCGACGCCGGCTTCCGGCCCGTCGAGCGGAACACCCGGTACGAGATCATCCGCGAGTACGACGGCCCGGACCCGGCGCGGCGCGAGACGCCGCAGGCGATGCGGGTCTGA
- a CDS encoding GNAT family N-acetyltransferase has translation MTLTFQLDPSIDPALRDDVLALWADVSNAGGAVGFVPPVTTEDIRPELVRHLAAMAEGRTRLLVGRDEEGAVAATAFFTYNQHRLQKHYIWLYTVMIHPRYQGKGYGRELMAAAADAARAFDGIEAIRLTCRGGTGADRFYAACGYKEVGRVPGAIRVAPGDDRDDITMLLPVT, from the coding sequence ATGACCCTTACGTTTCAGCTGGACCCGTCGATCGATCCGGCGCTGCGGGACGACGTCCTCGCGCTCTGGGCCGACGTGTCCAACGCGGGCGGAGCGGTCGGCTTCGTCCCGCCCGTCACCACCGAGGACATCCGCCCCGAGCTGGTCAGGCACCTCGCCGCGATGGCCGAGGGCCGCACCCGGCTCCTGGTCGGACGCGACGAGGAGGGCGCTGTCGCGGCGACGGCCTTCTTCACGTACAACCAGCACCGCCTGCAGAAGCACTACATCTGGCTGTACACGGTGATGATCCACCCGCGGTACCAGGGCAAGGGGTACGGGCGGGAGCTGATGGCCGCCGCGGCCGACGCCGCCCGCGCCTTCGACGGCATCGAGGCGATCCGCCTCACCTGCCGCGGCGGCACCGGCGCCGACCGCTTCTACGCGGCGTGCGGCTACAAGGAGGTCGGCCGCGTCCCCGGCGCGATCCGGGTGGCCCCCGGCGACGACCGCGACGACATCACGATGCTGCTGCCGGTGACATGA
- a CDS encoding MFS transporter: MPSAATRPDQRNPTRAPSPAAGAPAPVQASGHALVAALLGFTVISIDVSAVNIALPAIRTSLHGGITGLQWIVDAYTLMFAALMLSAGALADRAGARRAYAWGVGLFTLASLACALAPGIGTLVAARVVQGGAAAIVMPASLALIRQAYDDARHRARAIALWTVGGSVAMAVGPVLGGILTEAAGWRAVFFLNLPVGALILALLVRVPRSPRRPAPLDLAGQVTAVLALAGLAFAVIEGGHAGWTAPSVLAALAVAVAGALAFLAAEKRHRAPMVPLPLLRRRDVSVSLAIGFAVNVAFYGAIFLLGLYYQQLRGMSGTEAGLMFVPLAAIITSTNLISPPMAERFGRRPVIVTGQAVLALGMFCLLPLAADTPVWLILLLLVPTGMGGAFAVPALTALLMDSVPAARAGTASGLLNAFRQTGGALAVALFGSLIAGGASDGFSLGGMRTSLVVAGGLLCVTAALAAWALPRKKG, from the coding sequence ATGCCGTCCGCCGCCACCCGCCCCGACCAGCGGAACCCGACCCGTGCCCCCAGCCCGGCGGCCGGTGCGCCGGCACCTGTACAGGCGTCCGGTCACGCCCTCGTCGCCGCGCTCCTCGGCTTCACCGTCATCTCCATCGACGTGTCCGCCGTGAACATCGCCCTGCCCGCCATCCGTACGTCGCTGCACGGCGGCATCACCGGGCTTCAGTGGATCGTCGACGCGTACACCCTGATGTTCGCCGCGCTCATGCTCTCCGCCGGTGCGCTCGCCGACCGGGCCGGTGCGCGGCGGGCCTACGCCTGGGGCGTCGGACTGTTCACCCTGGCCTCGCTCGCCTGCGCCCTCGCGCCCGGCATCGGCACGCTCGTCGCGGCCCGTGTCGTCCAGGGCGGCGCCGCTGCCATCGTGATGCCGGCCTCGCTCGCGCTGATCCGCCAGGCCTACGACGACGCGCGGCATCGCGCTCGGGCCATCGCGCTGTGGACGGTGGGCGGTTCGGTCGCCATGGCCGTAGGCCCTGTCCTCGGCGGCATCCTCACCGAGGCCGCCGGCTGGCGCGCCGTCTTCTTCCTGAACCTGCCCGTGGGCGCCCTGATCCTGGCCCTCCTCGTCCGCGTCCCGCGCTCCCCGCGCCGTCCCGCCCCGCTCGACCTGGCCGGTCAGGTCACCGCGGTCCTCGCGCTCGCCGGGCTCGCCTTCGCCGTCATCGAGGGCGGCCACGCCGGCTGGACCGCCCCGTCGGTCCTCGCGGCACTCGCCGTGGCCGTCGCCGGGGCGCTCGCCTTCCTCGCCGCCGAGAAGCGCCACCGCGCGCCCATGGTCCCGCTGCCCCTGCTGCGGCGGCGCGACGTGAGCGTGTCCCTCGCCATCGGCTTCGCGGTCAACGTGGCCTTCTACGGCGCGATCTTCCTGCTCGGCCTCTACTACCAGCAGCTGCGCGGCATGTCCGGCACCGAGGCCGGCCTCATGTTCGTACCGCTGGCGGCGATCATCACGTCGACCAACCTGATCTCCCCGCCGATGGCCGAACGCTTCGGCCGCCGTCCCGTCATCGTGACCGGACAGGCCGTCCTCGCCCTCGGCATGTTCTGCCTCCTGCCGCTGGCCGCGGACACCCCGGTCTGGCTGATACTTCTGCTGCTCGTCCCGACGGGCATGGGCGGCGCGTTCGCGGTCCCCGCGCTCACCGCCCTGCTCATGGACAGCGTCCCGGCGGCCCGCGCGGGCACGGCCTCCGGCCTCCTGAACGCGTTCCGCCAGACCGGCGGCGCCCTCGCCGTCGCCCTCTTCGGCTCCCTCATCGCGGGCGGCGCGAGCGACGGATTCTCCCTCGGGGGCATGCGTACCAGCCTGGTCGTCGCGGGCGGGCTCCTGTGCGTGACGGCGGCGCTGGCGGCCTGGGCCCTGCCCAGGAAGAAGGGCTAG